GCGATTGCGTTCCAGATCGTTCCCGATGCCCCGAGGATGATCGCGAGGACCAGGGGCCACACCGGCGCCGAGGCGTCGGCCTGGCCTCCGCGGTTGCGGGCCTGCGCGGCCTGCACGAGGCCAACGATGAAGTAGATGAACAGGACCGCTCCAACGCCCCAGAGAGCCCACGTAACGATCGTGTTGATGTTCTCGACGCCGGGAGGAGCCTCGCCGCCGGACGGCGGGACGTAACCGGTGAGTGCAGTGAATGCCGCGAGGATCTTCATGATTTCTTCCTTTTCTTGGGTGCCAGAGCAGCCAGGACCAGCTGCACACGGACGTTCTTAGGGATCTCGACGGCTCCGGGCTCCCGCCACGCGGGTACGAACGGAACCGTCATCGTGCGCGGGTACACGCCCGCCACCTGCTTCGCGAGCTGCACGGTCGCCCGCGACAGCTTGGGTCGGTCATGCACGAGGATGAGGCCGCGAATGTCGTAGTCGACATCTCCTCGCGCGTTTGCGCGTGCGAGGACGGCCGCCGCTTCCAGCCCTGCGGGGTGGGTGGCTGCGACCACGAACGCGGGAGCCTGCCATGCCGGCGCGTGCACTCCCCCGTCGACGACGGCTTCCCCGGCCAGGCGGGCGAGCGTGCTCACGCCGACTCCGCCGGACGCTCCCACGAGCCACACCGTGTCTGCGGTGATCGTTGGGGCCTGCACCGCGGGCGCCGCCGGGGCGACGTCGCGCGCGAGACGAGGGGCGTCAAGCCCGGTCTGCTCGGCGGCGTTGCCCAGGATCGGATCGGTCTCGATCTCCTCGGGAACCTCGACCGGGGTCGCAGCGGGCAGGAATGGGTTGCTCATAGTCCCCGCCCCACAGCGGCCGCAGCTGCGAGCCATGCGCGTTGCGTGTTCGGCTGCATCGCGTCGAACCGGATGCGGCCGGCCTTCAACGCGTTGTCGAAGGGAACGATGACGACGAAGCGCACCAGAGGCTCGAACAGACCGGCGATGCGCTGCGCCTCAACCATGTCGGCCGGCTTCCAGCAGCTCACCACGACGACGGCGTTCTCCGCCAGGCGCGCCCCGTGCTCATCACGTTCCGCGATAGTCTGCAGGGTGCGTGATCCCAGCTCCGCGCGGTCCTCGCCGGTCGTGGTGGCGATCACGAGCTGGTTCGTCAGCTCGATCATCGCCTTCCAGTTCGCAGCGCGAGCGGTGTTCCCCGAATCCATGACGAGCATGCGGTAGTACCTCGACGCCACGGCGTGGGCTCGGCGCACCTCCTCGGCCTGGATCTCGTGATCTCCGAAGTCGTTCTGATCCGACCAGAGGACGTCGTAGCGATCGGCCGACTGGTGGTGCACGTACCCCGCGATGAGCCCGTGGCTCTGGCCGTCTCGGAGGCGGTCCTCGTCGCGCAGCAGATCGAGGACACTTGCCCCGTGCGGCTCCTGCTCGGTCCTGATGGGGAGCGTGCCCGAGTTCTCGTTGTTGTCCCAGGCGAGAACACCGCCGCCGCCGTAACGGCCGAACACGGCGGAGAGGCCGGCGACGACCGGGGTCTTCGCGCTGCCGCCCTTACGATTCACGACAGCGATCGTGCGCGTGCCTGGCCAGTGCCGAGACACGACAGCGATATCGTCGCGCTCGGCCAGCTCGGCCGCGGACGGCTCCTGCTTGATTCCGATACGAGTCAGGAGCCCGCGGAAGCCTTTCGCCGCGGGATCGTGGCGGGAGTCGTCGACGAGGAACGTCGTGTCGCGAAGGCTGCGCCGAGTGACGGGCCCCTGATCAGCCGGGGGCGCCGTGGTCACGGCCGGCTCCACGGGGTAGTCCGTTCGGTGCTCTTCGACCGGGGTCGAGGGAAGATCCGGCCGCGGGGGCACCGCGAGGTGCGGCGTCGACGACGGGGCGGCCGGTGCAGCTGTGAGCAGAGACGCACCCGTGGGAACGTCCTCGATCAGCGCAGGCTCCGGCGCCGCGGGAGCAGGAGCAGGAGTCGGCGGGGCCACGTCCTGCAGCTCGGCGGCATCGGCCGGGCTCGGGTCTGCAAGCGGGACCAGCGACCCGTCCGGGTGCGCCGCGAACACGTGACGACGCCCGTTGTCGGTGATTTCCAGTCGGCAGACCTCCCCACGCTCGCGCACCGCGTCTTTCGCGGACGCGAGTACCGCGTCTCGAGCAGCTTTCAGATCAGCTCCCGGTGCAGTGAGCTGCACCGACTCTCCACCAGCGCGCACGGTCGCTTTGCCGTCGCGCGTCACCACACCCTCAATGAGTTCCATCACTCTCCCTTTCCGTCAGTCGGGCTCGGTTCGGGGGTGGCAGTCGGGGTCGGCTGCTGCACCTCCAGCACGTAGTAGGCGTTTCCATCAGAGCCGTGAGCTGCGCGCACCACGGCGCGGCCGTCCGGCAAGATCACATCGGGGATCACGGCACCGCTGCGCATCGGCAGCATCGTGCCGTCGGGCGAGATCCGCACACGATCGTCGCCGCCGTGCTCGGTCCAGCCGAACCCGGCGCGGGCGGTCACCGTTCCCCGCTCCGCCTCCGTCACCGTTCCGGTGCCGAGGTCGAGCAGGAGAGATCCGATGCCGACCAGACCGGCGGATGCGTCGACGGTCGCTGTACCCGACGATCGCCCCGTCGCGTCGAACGCGCTCTCACGGGTCAGACGTCCGTCCTCGTCGACGGCATCGACCGTGTAGGTCTTGGGGCCGAACCGATCAGCCCAGGCAAGGATCAACCGGCCGTCGACGAACGCCACGATGCGCGACAGCGACAGCCCCTCAGCCGGCGCCCCCAGCGCCACCGCTTCGGGCAGAACCGGGCTGTCGGAGGTCGTGACCCACAAGCTCGACTGCTCCACGCTCACGCTGACCAGCCCCTCGCCCACGGTCCCGATTGGGACCGACGTCGCCGGCACCTGCCGACGCTCCCACGAGCGATCGACCAGCACCGCCCCGGCCTGCCCAGGAAGCTCAGCGAACGGGACATCACCAAGAACGATGTTCCGCGCCGACGTCTCCCCGTTGGTGAGTACCTTCCCCGTCGAGCGATCGATCACGCTCACTCCCGTGTTGGAGCGGGCGGCGTAGATCACGTCGGAGTCGGCCGGCGCATAAAGCGCGGTGACGTTTCCCGCCGTCCCAGAGCGCCACAGCTGGCGCCCGGTCTTCGCGTCCACCGCGATCACGTCTGCGCCGTCCGCGAGAACCAGCACGTCACGGCCGGCAAGGATCGCGGCCGCGCCCGGCTTCTCCGCCTCGATCACCCAGCGGGCGTACGTGTCCCAGCCGGTTGGGGCCGACACCGGCAGCTGGCCAGGGTCAGGCGCCGGCGCTTCGTCGACGGCGGCCGGCTTGTCGACCACTGGCGTCGGGAGCATCCCGCGCGGGACAACGACCACGGCGATCGCCACGGCTGCGACGACGCCGACGCCGATCACGAGCCACCACTGACGAGGCACTGTGGACAGGCGGCCGCGGAAGAAGCTGGAGCCTCGGGGGGCCTGCTTCTCCGCTCCCCCGGTCTCCAGCTCCTCCAAGGTTTCCTCTTCGGCGTCGACGACCATCATCCACGTGTCGCCGTCAGGTGTGATCCCCTGAACCCGGCAACGGGGGACGTTGAGCCGTCGAGCTGCCGCCGCCGCAGCGGCACCCGCCGCCGTCGCGAGATCCGGGTACGCGGCGACACGGATCGGTTCTCCCACGCCCGCGGCATCCGCGACGGCCATGTCACCGTCGAACGTCAGGCCGATGACGGGCCATGCCGGTACTGCGTTCTTCCTACTCACGCCGCTTCCCCCCGAGGTCTGGGATGCCCGGGCGTCGCGCCCGATACGCATACACGTGAGACGACCTTCCGGCACCCGCCGAAGCCGTCCCCTATTTGGGGGACACGCCCCGTACCGCCGAAGCTCCGGCGACATGATCCCCTGGCTGCTGAGCGGCCGAGAGCTCGGGGGGATCGGGTGGCGGCGTCCCGTGGGGCGAGAACGCCACCACCCGGGCTGAACGGCGCGAGCGCGCCGAAGTCACGGTGTATGGCTTCTTCGAGCCGAGAGTTACGCAGAGTGTCCACGCGAATGCCCCACATTCACAGTCGAATATGGGGCTAACGCTACTTGCCAGATAGCGAGACGTCAAGGACAGTTCTAGTTAATTAACAAGTCTCGCAGTTTCGTGCGGGCCTCGACGTCGGGCACAGTCAGCTCGAAGCCGTGCGGGCACGCGGCTGTCTTCACGAGCGTGACCCTCTGCGCGTTGTTCGCGACGAGTTTCGTGGTGCTGTTCCACGGGACCACTTCGTCATCCTCTGAATGGATCACGAGAGTTCGCACGGGCAGTGACCCGGAGCCGGTCCAGTCCAGCTTCCGCACGTCAACGGGAGCGGGCAGGCCGAGCAGTTTGGCTCCAAGCCGGGACCGGAGGATGAGCCCGGCGAGCAGCGCGGACTGGCGGGGCAACCCTGCCTTGACCGCGCCGTACTCGATTGTGGCCGGCCAGCTCGACACCGGGCACATCAGCACCAGGTCGTCGACGGCGCTCGGCTCCCGTTTCAGCAGCTCGAAGACGAGACCGGCTCCCATGGACCAGGCAACGACTGTCACGCGCTGAGCGCCGTTCTCGCGGGCGTACCTGATCGCGTCGCGCAGCTCGGACCATTCCTGCGAGCCCAGCATCGCGGCTTTGCTCTTCGGGCCGTCTCCGGAGCCGCGGTACGTGATCGTGAGCGACGTTGCACCCGCCTCTCGCGCGGCCGCCACGGTACGAAGGGTGACGCCGCGCGATGTCCTGATCCCCTGGACGTGGATCACCCAGTGATCCGGGTTCCCCGGGAACAGCCAGGCGTCTCGATGCTCACCGCTCGCGAGCGGAACCTCGACGCTCCGGAATTCGCCGACCTCGTCCGGCGAGGCGAACCCGTGCGCGCTCCAGTATCCGGTTGCAATCCCTGTGCGATCTCCTCCGTCGTCAATCAGCTGGCGGTGCACCGTCCCATCGTCGGCGCGCAGCACCTCGCCCACGCGAACGACGGCCGCGTCGTCACCGGTTAGATGCAGGAGGTACTCCCCCGCCGCCATTGTCTTGTCGCTCTTCGGGAGAGCCACTTCAGAAGCGGAGAACTCCACCTGCAGCAGCTTCGGCTGTGCTTCGGCGTTCACTACACGCTTCGCGAGGATGAGGCCGACCCCACCCACCGCGGCGGTCAGAGCAACCGCGCCAGCGGCTCCGATGACTACGCCGATCACTGCGCTGCCGCCGGAGTCGCACTCATCCGGATCACGTGCGGTGCGGGCACCTGCAGGTTGAGCAGGTGCGTCGCAAACCGCAGGGACCACTGCTCGGCACGCGTGAGCTCAACGGCGTTGCCGATGTCGGCGAGTTGCACCGCCAGCCGGTAGGTGCCGTGCGTGATCGTCTCGGCCGAGTGATGCTCGGGGTCGTCGACGAGGGCCGGGTGGGCGGCACTCGCACGCCGCAACATTGCGTTGGCGATCGCCAACGCAATGTGACGGGCACGCCTGGCCAACGGGAACCACGCCAAGCCGAGCGCGATCAGGAGAATGCCGCTGTAGAAAAGCGGGTTGAAGAGATCCCCCACCCACTCAGGGCGGGCGCCGACCACACGGGCCGTGAGGTACACAATCTCGACGATGCTCGCCACACCCATCAGGACCGCCCCTACACGGACGACCGTGTAGGGGCGCGGTTCCCGCTTCCCCAGAGCGAGGAAGATCTGGACCATCAGATACGCGACATAGGCCATGTAGATCGAGGCGTACAGCCACAGCCAGCCGTCAGCGGCGGAGGACCGAATGAACGAGTCGTCCGTCGGGCCTCTGTCCATGATGATGAACGGGATCGTGAAAGCAACGATGACGATGCTCAGCTCCCACACCGCACGACGAGCCGGCCACGACCCGGTCGCCATGTTCGTCGCCGTCATCGTCATGAACCAGATCGCGAGCGTGGCCAACACGTTCTGCAACAGATTCACGACGTTCGTTCCACCGAACCAACTGTCAACGGTCTGCAGCGGCACGACGGTGCCCACCATGAAAAGCGCACCAGCACCCGTCAGCAACGCCAGCTCGCTGAGCGAGCCAGCACCCCCGCGACCGATCGCGGGAAGGCGCAACACTGCGAGCAGCGCCAGGGCGATGAACGCTGCGAATTCCATCAGCCCAACACCGCCTCATCCTCTGGGTGCTTGGGTCCGAGCATCACTTCCGCGATTGCCTGTGACAGTTTCTCCGCCTCGGCCTCCCGGACGGACTCGGGGTCAGAGAAGTCGATATCGGTCTCAAAGTCGGCTTGCCCCGAGCTTCGCGCCAGCAGGGTCTGCCCGGGCCGCGGCGTCACTCCCGTGCGTCGTCCCGACGGCAGCGAGGCGCATCCGGTGTGTTCAAGAACCAGGTGCGACAGCTCGTGAAGGACGCTGTGGAACTGATACCAGCGGGGGTCGGGCTTCCGGATCAGGACTCGTGCCTCGCCTTCGCTCAACACCACCAGCCCGGTCACGGTCTCCCACTCACGCCCGCCGACAGGATCGATCTCGATGCGCCGGCCTGTAACCGTCGCCACGACCGTCAGCAGCGCTTCCAGCGAGGAACCGGGCACGAGTCCCAGGCGCGCAAACGCGGCCGCTGTCCGCTGACGCAGCTCGTCAGCGTTGCGCGAAAGACTCGACTTCGTCATCGTTCCAATCCCCCCCCGGATCGTCTCTCAATCGGATGAGCCCCTATGGGCCGCCCTCAGTGATGCCGCGATCGCTCGAAGGCCGGCGGGGCTTACATCGCCCACAGACCGTGCGAGCACGCTCTCTCCGCCGACCTCGCGGATTGCGCTTCGTAGCTCGAGCTGTGCCTCCGTCGCCTCCGCCAGTCCCTTGTCGTCCAGATCCGTCAGGTAGCCGACGGCCACGCCTGTGTACTCAGCCACGGCGTAGAGAACTCGAACGGGCACCTCTGCGCCTCCAGCGCCCGAGAGCAACTGCGACCACTCCTCGACAGTCAGATCGATCTCTCGCTCCGCCGCGAGGTCGATCAGCACGGCGGCATCGAACTGCGGCCCGGCGGTTCGCGGTGATGACTCCAGCAGCCGGAGACGTCGTCCCAGCTCCACTGGATCCGTACCGATGGTGGGTTCAAGCCCCTCGTCGTCGGCGGCCGCGTACTTGGATGCCAGTCGAGCAATTTCGAGCGGGTGAACGCCGAGGGCCCGGGCGAGGTAGTCCCAGTCGTTGATGTTGAACGGCGCGCTGCCGTTCAAGCGTCCGTACAGGTAGCTCGGATCCTTGTCGATCCGGTCTGCAAGCTGTTGCACGGTCAATCCCGCGCGCCCGCGAAGCTCGGATACCGCACGCGCAACAGCGCGCGCCCACGCCGATGCTTCACCCATCCCACGAACGCCCATACGGCTATCGTACGTTCTCGTCAATTAACGAGAATGCCGCTCCCCTGTCGACGCAAGATCCGCGAAATTTCGGGATTGTTGAGGCTCCCCAACCTTCAAGCCGAGATTGATCCTCGGCGTGTCCCTGCGGATTGAAACTCAAGCTTCGGTTTACTGTCGGGACTATGGCTAGGTCAGAGCGTCCCTATCGGCGTCGGAAGGAACCCCTTCTCGACCCCCAGCAGCTCGGCTACACCGTCAACGGCAAGAGCAAACGAGGCTGGGAAGACCTGGCCGAGTTCCTGAAGGTATCGCCTTCTGAGCTGTTCGACATCATGGTGCAGAACCTGCCACTGGACGACTACGGCCGTCCCACGTGGCTTCCTGAGCCGCCGACCGAGGACGGAGTGCTGCAGATGCCAGCCGCTTAACGAGATGAGGCCCGCCTAGGGCGGGCCTCGAAACTCTAGTGCCTGATCTGAAGAAGTTTGGCGACAGAACCAGATCTAGGCGATGTGAGGAAGAACCGGCCGCGGGCCGGACCTTCGTTGTACCCACTCCCCGAAGGAAGTTGGTGTCTACATGGTAGCTTGTGCTGCCCAAAATTCAAGCGATATCCCCAGGGTTATCGGCGTGTCCCCCTTCCAGGGGACAGCACCCGGCGCCGGCCGGCCGCCGCAGCGGACCGATAGTCGACGCCCGGCACGCGCGACTCGTCGACGGGGTGGGCTGGTGCTCCAGCCCGAGCCTGGTGCCTACGCATGTGTGACGGTCGCGCCCCCGTCCGACTGGCTCACGGCCGCGGAACACGTCATCGGGATGCCCTCCTCCGAGGCCCTGAGACGCCGTCTGCGCGTCGCAGGCGTCTCCACGGTGCTCCGGGCCTGCCGCGAGTGGGCGGCGGCCGCAGACCACCGCACAGGGCGCGGCGTGGCCATTTCGCACCAGACGGTCGCTGAGCGCATCGGATACGCCCCTGCGACCGTGAAGCGCATCATGCGGTTCCTGAGCCGTCTGGGGCTCATCGTGGAGGTCGTACGGGGCGCGAACCGGCTCACCCTGGAGCAGCTGGCCGAGGCCCGCGAGCTCGGCGGGATCTCGCAGCGGTCGGTGGCGTCCACGCGGGCCCTCACGATCCCTCGTTCTGTGGACGGCACCCCCCTACCTTCTCCGCGACCAGTTCACGAAGAATCACCGGTTAAGAGATCCCTGCCAAGGCGCGCAAGCGCGCACACGGCCGGCGCTCCGCGCCGTCGAGCTATGAATGAAGTGTTCGATTTGGACGGTTCCCTGCCTAGCTGGCGGCCCGGAGTCCAAGACTTCGCTGCGGAGCTGGTTCGCCGGCTCCCCCGGCTCCTCTGGACGTCACGCAGCGCACCTCGGCGGGTGCGCGTGCAGCTGCCCGACGGGCGCACGGACCTCCAGTGGGTCGGCGGCCGCCACATCGGCCAGGTGTGCAGCGTGATCGCTCGGGAACGGCTCGTCGAGCGCGGCTGGACCGTCGCCCAGGTGCTCCAGCTCGTCGACGAACACCGCAAGACGCTGCGCGTCGACGTCGACCCCGCCGAGCAACGCGACCCGCTCGCCTGGCTCGTCTGGCTCATCCGCCGCACGATCGGGCAGGATCAACTCTCCCCGAGCCTCCAGGCGCAGCGCGACCGCGACCAGGCCCGCGCGGAGAACGAGAGCCGCCGGGCAGAGGCCGCGCAGCGGCGCCAGGAAATCGAGGCCCAGCGCCCCGAAATCGACCGGATCATCGCAGACATGCACCGCCGATTCCCGAGGCGACCCCGGCCCCGGCGCAGCTGACGGATGCTCAGAGGATGAACACCAGCGCGTTGAACAGCGCGTGAGCGACGATCGCCGCCCACAGACTCCGGGTGGCGATCGCCACGACGCCGAAGATCGCACCGGTCACGCCCGCCGACACCGCGTTCAGCAGCGACCAGTCCAGATGCACGAGACCAAACACCCAGCTCGTGTCGACGAGCGCGGCCGCGGTGACGATCCCGCGAACCCACTGGTTCGACGTCGACGCCCCGACCACGGCGACGGCCACCAGGAGCGCGCCCCGATGGGCGATCTCTTCCGGTGCCGCAGCGTAAGTCGCGAAGAAGACCGCCGGCACCCACGCCGGCGCTCCACCCATCGCCTCGACTCGAGCATCCGTCGCCGGCACGCTCCCCGCGAGCACGGGCACCAGACCAAGCAGGTAGCCGGCCCCGAACGCCGCAAACGCGGCGATGACGCCCAGGCCGACCGCGACGGCCAGACGGCGGCCGCTGATGAACGCGAGGCCGAACACATCACGGAGTAGCCGACGAAACAGCGCCCACGCGCGGGACAGCACCCGCCGAGCGCGGCGCCGCAATGGCGGCTCCCAGACCACCAGATTCAGCATCACCACCGCGATAGCGGCCATGCTCATCCCCAAGACGCCGATCCGCACGAGCACGCTCGGCGACTCGAATGGCGTCACACCGGGTAGTGCATTGGCGATCGCGCCGCACACCGCGGCCGACACCATCCAGAGCGCCGCCCACAGGAGCAGCATCATCATCGCATTCTGTGCTCGGCCCAGCAGCAGCATGCTCCTCCGCGACCGCATCCCCGCGATGAGACCGGGCGCCGGCGCCGAGGGCTCCGGCAAAGATGCAGTGACGTCGGCGGAACTCATGGCAAGCATCCTCCCACCGCCCTTCGACACGAACACGCTGCCCAGACCCCAATGTGCACAGCCAGCTACCGCCCGGCTGCCTGCACACAGTGGGGACGGCCTCGCATGTCACGACCCAGCCGGTGCCGGCTTTTTTGCTGATGACGAGGGGGTTGATCAGGAAAGTGCAACGTCACGAGCCCCAGAACGTCCCAGCCGCGCGGCCGACGTTCGCCCCGAGCCGCCTACCGACGTCGAGCGCGGGAGAGATCCCGAGGTTGTCGCGCTGCGCCACGGGGATACCCAGCTCTACCGAACACCCAGCGGCCCCGGCGCGTACGTTCCCGAGAAAACACGATCAGAACACTAGACAGGATTGACCAACTAGACTAGACTGATAGTAACAACACGGCAGACCACCGGGACTAACCAACCCATATCGACAAGGAGCACAGCATGACTACTGCAACAACATCCGCCGGAGTCCTTGAACTCATCGACCCGCAGACCCTTGACGTGGCGACCAACGTTCGCACGGCGGCGGAGGCGAGCCTCGACAAGGAATTCCTTGACAGTGTGAGCGCGAACGGCGTTCTTGTTCCTATCGTGGCAACCCGCGATGAGAGCGGCGTGCACGTCCGATACGGACAGCGCCGCACTCTGGCCGCTCAGCATGTCGCCCTCGCGAGCGTGCCGGTCTACATCGTTGAGGCCGACGACGCCGACGACGCCCAGCGCATCGTGGAGCAGCTGGTGGAGAACGATCGAGCGCGTCGAGTTCGAAGAAGAATAATCCGAACCCACACTAGACATGATTGACCAACTAGACTAGACTGAGAGTAACAACACGGCAGACCACCGGGACTAACCACCCCACATCGACAAGGAGCACACACCATGACTGCGAAGCGCCAGACCAACCGCAAGGGCCGCACTCCCGAGCAGAAGCGCGCGGAGATGGAGCAGCTGCACAACACGCTCACGGCCGCCGTCGAGCAGCTGCGCGACTCCGAGGCCTGGACCGCCTACCTGCGGTTCGCGCGGTCGTTCCACCGCTACAGCTTCTCGAACCTCCTGTTGATCTGGGCGCAGAACCCGGAGGCCACCCAGGTCGCCGGATACCGGGCATGGCAGGCGAAAGGCCGCCAGGTTCGCAAGGGCGAGCGCGGCATCCGGATTTACGGCACGGGAACGGTCAAGGTCGCAGCTGACGACGAGGACAACGGCGAAGAGGTCGAGAACGGCCGCCGCCGCGTGTTCTTCCCCGTGAGCGTCTTCGACATCGCACAGACCGAGGTCATGGAGGGGCACGAAGATGTCTCCGAGCTTGCCCACCCGCTGACCGGCGAGGATGAGGGCGGCATCCTCGCCCGGGTCGTCGACCATCTGACCGCATCAGGCGCCGTGGTCGAGATCTCGCCACTGGCGACCGCCAACGGCTACACCGAGCCGGCCCCGGAGGGCACGGGAGGGCCGGTGCGCGTGGTGATCGCTGACCATCTCTCCCCCGCTCACCAGGCCAAGACCGCCCTTCACGAGGCCGCGCACATCACCCTGGGACACGTCGAGGACCTGGCCGAGTACGTCGAGCACCGCGGCCGCTTCGAGGTCGAGGCGGAGAGCGTCGCCTACGTACTCGCCGGAATGCTCGGGATCGACAGCGCTGCCTACAGCGTCGGCTACGTCGCCGGATGGGCCGAACGTGCCGAGGCCGACGTCATCCGCGACAGCGCAGCCCGAGTCCTCGCCGCGGTGCATTCCCTGGCCGACGCGCTGCACATCGACGCCGAGCCCGACACGGAGCGAGAGGCCGCCTAAGACAAGTCGGGTCCGGCCTCCCGAGGGAGAGCCGGACCCGACTACAACACGGCAGCCGGTTACCACACCGGCAGCACCCCACCAGGATAGCGCCCATACGACGACCCAAGGAAGCCGCAGCCTGACCATATTGACCACCTAGACGAGACTGCGAGCAACGACATGGGCGACCAGCGGGACTAACCGCCCCAAAGACGGGGCGCCGGGGCGCGGGGCGGGGGCATCGAGCCCCGCGCCGCGCCAGGCTCCGCCCGGTGTACGCCGGCGAGCGGGGGAGAGGGCCGCGAGCTGCGCCACCCGCCCCAGCCGGTGCCGGGCAACATCGCTGATGACGAGGGGGTGGGCATCGAGGGGGGGGGGAGAGGTGCTGAGGCCCGTCCGGGTAGCAAGAGCGCGAGAAGCGTCCGCACCGAGCCGCCTACCGGGGATCGAGGATGCGGGGGAGTGGGCGAGGTTGTCACGCTGCGCCACGGGGATACCCAGCCCTTCCGAACCCCCAGCAGCTCCAGCGCGTACGTTCCCGAGAAAAACAGAAAGAAACACTAGACAGTATTGACCAACTAGACTAGACTGAGAGTATCAACAAACCAGACCACCGAGGACGTGGGACGGCGACCAGGAGGGATAGGGACATGGAGCCTGTGACGGTCTACACGACGGGTCCGAGCTGCGTGAAGTGCACCATGACCAAGCGGATGCTCGACGGGTCCGGCATTCCGTTCGTCGAGGTGAACGTCAGGGAGAACCCCGCCGCCTACGCCTACATCACGGAGGAACTGGGCTACAGCATGGCACCGGTCGTCGTCGTCGACGAGCAGGATCACTGGTGCGATGTTCGGCCGGACCAGATCGACCGCATCGCCGCACATCTGAGCTAGAAGCGGGGGAGGACGACATGAGCGATGCAAGCGAGGAAGAGCCCCGGTACTACTCGCAGGCGACAGCCGCAGCGATGGACCGTGAACTCACCGAGGCACGTGTTCGAATCCGGCAGCTCGAAACCCTGGTCGGCATCTTGAACCGAGAGGCCGAGGAGCAGGCCGAGAGGGTGGCGGAGCTGCGGGAGGACGTCTCGCGCTGGCAGGGCCGCTACGTGCAGGCTCGCGCAGCTGAGATCCCAAACGAGAAATAGCACGCCCGCATTACTAGACAGCATTGACCAACTAGGCTAGACTGATATCAACAACACGGCAGACCAACACCACCAAACAAGGAGTCATCATGGCAACCACCTCTTTCGCCGGCAACCTGGCAGCTGACCCGGAGCTGCGCTACGCGCAGAGCGGTAAGCCCGTTGCCCACTTCACCGTCATCGAGAACCGCCGGCGCCGTAC
This DNA window, taken from Microbacterium sufflavum, encodes the following:
- a CDS encoding helix-turn-helix domain-containing protein translates to MGVRGMGEASAWARAVARAVSELRGRAGLTVQQLADRIDKDPSYLYGRLNGSAPFNINDWDYLARALGVHPLEIARLASKYAAADDEGLEPTIGTDPVELGRRLRLLESSPRTAGPQFDAAVLIDLAAEREIDLTVEEWSQLLSGAGGAEVPVRVLYAVAEYTGVAVGYLTDLDDKGLAEATEAQLELRSAIREVGGESVLARSVGDVSPAGLRAIAASLRAAHRGSSD
- a CDS encoding CPBP family intramembrane glutamic endopeptidase, whose protein sequence is MSSADVTASLPEPSAPAPGLIAGMRSRRSMLLLGRAQNAMMMLLLWAALWMVSAAVCGAIANALPGVTPFESPSVLVRIGVLGMSMAAIAVVMLNLVVWEPPLRRRARRVLSRAWALFRRLLRDVFGLAFISGRRLAVAVGLGVIAAFAAFGAGYLLGLVPVLAGSVPATDARVEAMGGAPAWVPAVFFATYAAAPEEIAHRGALLVAVAVVGASTSNQWVRGIVTAAALVDTSWVFGLVHLDWSLLNAVSAGVTGAIFGVVAIATRSLWAAIVAHALFNALVFIL
- a CDS encoding alpha/beta hydrolase family protein, with translation MNAEAQPKLLQVEFSASEVALPKSDKTMAAGEYLLHLTGDDAAVVRVGEVLRADDGTVHRQLIDDGGDRTGIATGYWSAHGFASPDEVGEFRSVEVPLASGEHRDAWLFPGNPDHWVIHVQGIRTSRGVTLRTVAAAREAGATSLTITYRGSGDGPKSKAAMLGSQEWSELRDAIRYARENGAQRVTVVAWSMGAGLVFELLKREPSAVDDLVLMCPVSSWPATIEYGAVKAGLPRQSALLAGLILRSRLGAKLLGLPAPVDVRKLDWTGSGSLPVRTLVIHSEDDEVVPWNSTTKLVANNAQRVTLVKTAACPHGFELTVPDVEARTKLRDLLIN
- a CDS encoding outer membrane protein assembly factor BamB family protein produces the protein MMVVDAEEETLEELETGGAEKQAPRGSSFFRGRLSTVPRQWWLVIGVGVVAAVAIAVVVVPRGMLPTPVVDKPAAVDEAPAPDPGQLPVSAPTGWDTYARWVIEAEKPGAAAILAGRDVLVLADGADVIAVDAKTGRQLWRSGTAGNVTALYAPADSDVIYAARSNTGVSVIDRSTGKVLTNGETSARNIVLGDVPFAELPGQAGAVLVDRSWERRQVPATSVPIGTVGEGLVSVSVEQSSLWVTTSDSPVLPEAVALGAPAEGLSLSRIVAFVDGRLILAWADRFGPKTYTVDAVDEDGRLTRESAFDATGRSSGTATVDASAGLVGIGSLLLDLGTGTVTEAERGTVTARAGFGWTEHGGDDRVRISPDGTMLPMRSGAVIPDVILPDGRAVVRAAHGSDGNAYYVLEVQQPTPTATPEPSPTDGKGE
- a CDS encoding MinD/ParA family ATP-binding protein: MELIEGVVTRDGKATVRAGGESVQLTAPGADLKAARDAVLASAKDAVRERGEVCRLEITDNGRRHVFAAHPDGSLVPLADPSPADAAELQDVAPPTPAPAPAAPEPALIEDVPTGASLLTAAPAAPSSTPHLAVPPRPDLPSTPVEEHRTDYPVEPAVTTAPPADQGPVTRRSLRDTTFLVDDSRHDPAAKGFRGLLTRIGIKQEPSAAELAERDDIAVVSRHWPGTRTIAVVNRKGGSAKTPVVAGLSAVFGRYGGGGVLAWDNNENSGTLPIRTEQEPHGASVLDLLRDEDRLRDGQSHGLIAGYVHHQSADRYDVLWSDQNDFGDHEIQAEEVRRAHAVASRYYRMLVMDSGNTARAANWKAMIELTNQLVIATTTGEDRAELGSRTLQTIAERDEHGARLAENAVVVVSCWKPADMVEAQRIAGLFEPLVRFVVIVPFDNALKAGRIRFDAMQPNTQRAWLAAAAAVGRGL
- a CDS encoding ParB N-terminal domain-containing protein, whose protein sequence is MTTATTSAGVLELIDPQTLDVATNVRTAAEASLDKEFLDSVSANGVLVPIVATRDESGVHVRYGQRRTLAAQHVALASVPVYIVEADDADDAQRIVEQLVENDRARRVRRRIIRTHTRHD
- a CDS encoding ArdC-like ssDNA-binding domain-containing protein, translating into MTAKRQTNRKGRTPEQKRAEMEQLHNTLTAAVEQLRDSEAWTAYLRFARSFHRYSFSNLLLIWAQNPEATQVAGYRAWQAKGRQVRKGERGIRIYGTGTVKVAADDEDNGEEVENGRRRVFFPVSVFDIAQTEVMEGHEDVSELAHPLTGEDEGGILARVVDHLTASGAVVEISPLATANGYTEPAPEGTGGPVRVVIADHLSPAHQAKTALHEAAHITLGHVEDLAEYVEHRGRFEVEAESVAYVLAGMLGIDSAAYSVGYVAGWAERAEADVIRDSAARVLAAVHSLADALHIDAEPDTEREAA
- a CDS encoding DUF6668 family protein → MSNPFLPAATPVEVPEEIETDPILGNAAEQTGLDAPRLARDVAPAAPAVQAPTITADTVWLVGASGGVGVSTLARLAGEAVVDGGVHAPAWQAPAFVVAATHPAGLEAAAVLARANARGDVDYDIRGLILVHDRPKLSRATVQLAKQVAGVYPRTMTVPFVPAWREPGAVEIPKNVRVQLVLAALAPKKRKKS